The Amycolatopsis endophytica genome includes the window CGCGATGTCCCCCATCGCGGGCGTCGGGATCAACCTGGCGGTGCAGGATGCCGTCGCCGCGGCACGCCTGCTGGCCACTCCCCTGCGACGCGGACGAGTCACCTCACGCGACCTCGCACGCATCCACCGTCGCCGCCTGGCGCCGACGCTGCTGGTGCAGGGCATCCAGCGCATGATGCACCGGGTCGTGATCCGCCCGGTGATCGAAGGCCGCCGCAACGGCCCCCCGAAACCCTTGGTACGACTGATGAACACCATCCCCGCCGCATGCCGGGTACCCGCCTACCTGATCGGCGTCGGCCTGCTCCCCGAGCACGCCCCACCCTGGGCCCGCCGCTGACCCCTCGCTCCCCTCCACGCAGCAACACGCCGCCGCGAGCGGCAAACACGGCGCCCGCAACAGCCAACACGGCGCCCGGAACGGCCAACACGACGGCTCGGCGTGTTGGCCGCTCCCGGCAGCGTGTTGGCCGCTCGCGTCAGTCGACTACCGGCCGCCAGCGCGACCAGCGGACACGGGATGACCACCCGGCTCGTTTGAGGGCGCGCCGCCCAGCGTCGGTCAGGCGTTCTGCACCGGGTTCGTCAGGGTGCCGATGCCCTCGACGGTGATCGAGACCGACTGGCCGTCCGTGATCTGTCCCACGCCCGCCGGGGTGCCGGTCAGGATGACGTCGCCGGGCAGCAGGGTCATCACGCCGGACACGAACTCGACCAGGTCGGGGATCTTGTGGATCAGCAGCGAGGTGCGGGAGTCCTGCTTCAATTCCCCGTCGACCTCCGTGCGGATCGCCAGGTCGTCGGCGTCCACCGACGTTTCGATCCACGGGCCGAGTGGGCAGAAGGTGTCGAAACCCTTCGCGCGGCCCCACTGGCCATCCGATTTTTGCAGATCACGGGCGCTCACGTCGTTGGCGATCGTGTAACCCAGGATCGCGGCGCCGGCCTGGGCGGCCTTCACGTTGCGCACCGGCTGGCCGATCACCACGGCCAGCTCGCCCTCGAAGTCCACCCGCTCGGACGCGGCGGGCAGGCGGATCGCGGCGTTCGGACCGATCACGCTGGTCGAGGGCTTGAGGAACATCATCGGCGACTCCGGCACCTCGTTGCCGAACTCGGCCGCGTGCTCGGCGTAGTTCCGGCCGATCGCGATGACCTTCGACGGCAGGATCGGCGCGAGCAACCGGACGTCGGCCAGCGCGAAACGCTTGCCCGTGTAGTTCGGCTGGCCGAACGGGTGATCGGCGATTTCCAGGAGCTCTTCGCCGTCGACCGAAGCGAACGCGACCCCACCGGCATGAGCAACTCGAGCTAGACGCACCCACCCAGCCTAGTCATCCGCGCCCACCCCAGCACGCGGGGTCATGGGCAGACGCACCACTGTGGCAGCTACTTCGACGCCCAGAGGACGCCGCCGAGGTCGTGGCGGCCGGCTTGCAGCGCGGCGAAGCCGGGGTCGCGGAAACCGGCGACGCGCAGCAGGTGCAGCCACTCCCAGCGGCTGCGCAGTCCGCCACGATCCCACCAGCCGTCGCGGGCCGCGAACAGCACGTCGAGCGCCCACGGGCTGCCCTCGACGGTCGTCGGGCTCGCGGCCTCCGCCAGCACCAGGCGTCCACCGTCGGTGAGCATGCCCCGCAATCGCCGCAGCGCCATCTCCTTGTCCGCCGCGCAGTGCACCGCGTTGGTCGCGACGACGGTGTCGAACATCTCCGGTCCCGGCCCGGAGTCGAGGTCGTCCGGTCCGGCGTCGAGCACCCGGCCCCGCGCCCGCCCGTCCGCCGCGACGACTTCGGCCGCGTACTCGGCGTACACCGACATCGGCCACTCGCACATCAACCGGTACCGCTGCTCGAACGGCTCACCCTCGGCCAGCGCCGGCCACGTCGCGACGAGGGCATCCAGTGCGTCGTGCGCCGCCGTCCGGGTTCCGGAAACCGGTTGGCGCGGCGGGGAATGCGCGGCGGTCAGCGCCAGCGCCTCGCGGTGGACGGTGCGCGCCCGCGCGGTCGCCGGGCGCACCGGGGAAGTCAGGATCGACTGCGCAGCACGGCAGGCGTAGTCGAGCAGCTCCTCGTAGCGCAGCGCGCTCTCCCGCCGCACGGTCAGCCCGCGCGCCATCACCTGCCGCAGCGGCTGCCCGTTCTCCGCGGCGCGGTAGCCACGCGTGGAGAACACCGCCGGGCGGATCCGTGCGGTCCGGTGCATCTCCCGCAGCCCCTCGACGGCGCCGACCAGCGCGATCTCGTGTCCCAGCGCGGGTTCCGGCACGGCTACCGCGGCGAAGTCCCCGGACAGCCCTGCCTTCCGCCACTCCCCCTCGATGTCGGCGGGGTGCAGCCGCTGCCCGCCGCGCTCGATGAGTTCGGCGGACCGGCCGTGCAGCACGAGGAAGCCGTCGCGCAGCTCGCCACGATCGCCGGTGCGCAACCACCCGTCGGGAGTCCGCACCCGCGCGCTCTGCTCGGGCTCGCCCCAGTACCCGCGCATCAGTTCCGGTGCGCGGAGCCACACTTCGCCGTCCTCCACGCGCAGTTCGGTACCCGGCAACGGAACGCCGACGGGCGGCGCGTGCCGCACGTACTGCTCCTGGAAAGCACCGGCGTCCAGCAACGGCATCGTGGTGCTGGCGTTGACCGCTTCGGTGAGCCCGTACGCCTGCCGCAGCCGCGGGCCGTAACGCGCCGCGAACTCCTTCGCCAGCTCACGTGTGAGCGGGGCGCCCGAGGTGATCACGTACTCCAGGCAGTCCGGCCACGGGACACCGGCGCGCACGACCTCCCGAAGCTGGGACGGCACGAGCGACGCGGTCTGTACGCTCTTCGCCTCGACCGCGGCGAAGAACGTCACGGGGTCGAACCGCTCGGCCAGCACCAGTGGCGCGTCGGTGAGCCGGGTGCCGACCAGTGACATCACGAGCGCGGTCACCTGGTGCAGTGGCAGCGCGGTCGCGTGCGGACGGACCGGTGAGAACCCGTGCAGCGCCGCGGTCCGCGCCGCGTTGCCGGACACCTCGTCGCGGCCGAGCATCACGAGCCTGCCGGAGCCGGGGGTGCGCACCACGAACGCGAGACCGGTCGCGTCCGGGTGGCCGGGTTCGCCGTCGAGCGAGGTCACCCGCGCCGCACGCGGTGGGCCGTCGACGACCGCCGATGCCCGGACCGCGGTGGCCACCTGGACCAACTCGGCGTCGGAGGCGCGCGCACGCAGGGGAACCGCCACCAGCCTGCGGTCCGCGCAGGCCAGCAGCAGCTCGGCGAAGGCATCGCCGGAGGGACAGCGCAACACCACCCGGGCGTTGTCCGGGAGATCGTCGAGCGTCGGCCGCCATGGCTCCACGGCCTCCACGATGTCGGCTCGGCGGGACCCGGTGCAGGGGGCGAGTCCCGCCCTCAGACCCGCAGGCTCTTGTGCACCAGCGCGTCGCAGAGGGCGAGCCAGCTGGCCTCGACGATGTTGCCGTGCACGCCGACCGTCGTCCACTCGCTGTCACCGTCGCCGGAGTTCACCAGTACCCGGGTGACCGCGTCGGTGCCCGGATGGCCGGGCAGGATGCGCACCTTGTAGTCGGCCAGCTCGACACTGTCCAACCAGGACAGCGACGGCGAGAGCGCCTTGCGCAGCGCCGCGTCCAGCGCGTGCACGGGGCCGTTGCCCTCGGCGGTGGCGATCACCCGCTCGCCGCCGACGTGCACCTTGACCGTCGCCTCGGAGATCACCTCCCCGTCGCTGCGGTGGTCGAGCACGACGCGGTAGGACTCCAGGGTGAACGGCGGCGCGACCGGGCCGTCGACCTCCCGGCGCAGCAACAGCTCCAGCGACGCGTCGGCGGCCTCGAACGACCAGCCCTCCGCCTCCAGCCGCTTGATCTTGCCGACCGCGTTGGTCAGCGCCTCGGGCCGGCCGGCAAGGTCCACTCCGAGCTCACGTCCCTTGAGTTCGAGGCTCGCCCTGCCGGCCATCTCGGTGACCAGCACCCGCATGTCGTTGCCGACGGAAGAGGGATCGATGTGGTTGTACAGCAACGGATCCACCTTGATCGCGCTCGCGTGCAGCCCCGCTTTGTGGGCGAAGGCCGACGCCCCGACATAGGCCTGGTGGGTGTCGGGGGCGATGTTCGCGATTTCGGCAAGAGCATGGGAGACGCGGGTCAGCTCGGCTTCGGCTCCGGTCGGGAGCACGGACATGCCGAGCTTGGTCACCAGGTTTCCCGTCACGGCGAACAGGTCGGCGTTGCCCGCCCGTTCCCCGTAACCGTTCGCGGTGCACTGCACGTGTGTCGCGCCGGCCTGGACCGCCGCGATGCTGTTGGCCACGGCGCAGGAAGTGTCGTCCTGGCAGTGGATGCCGAGCCGGAACCCGGTCCGCTCGGAGACCTCCCGCACGGTTTCGGCGAGCCCGAGCGGCAACCGGCCGCCGTTGGTGTCGCACAACACCACGACGTCGGCACCGGCGGTCGCGGCGGCGTCGAGAACGCGCAGGGAGGTGTCCGGGTCGAAGGCGTAGCCGTCGAAGAAGTGCTCGGCGTCGAGGAAGACGCGACGCCCCTCGCCGACCAGGAAAGCAACGGTGTCACGCACCATCGCGCAAGCCTCGTCGACGTCCACGCGCAGCGCCCGTTCGATATGGCGCCGGTCGGACTTGGCCACCAGCGTGACCACCGGCGCCTGCGCGTCCAGCAGCGCCCGGACCTGCTTGTCCTCGGCCGCTTGCACGCCCGCCTTGCGCGTCGACCCGAACGCGACGAGCGCGGCGTGCTTGAGGATCAGCTCACCGGACGCGGCGCGGGCGAAGAACTCGGTGTCCTTCGGCAGCGCGCCCGGCCACCCGCCCTCGATGAACCCGACGCCCAGCTCGTCGAGCAGGCGCGCGACCGCCAGCTTGTCCCCCACCGAATAGGAGATGCCCTCGCGCTGGGCCCCGTCCCGCAACGTCGTGTCGTACAGGTGGAAGTCGTCGCCGAGCGGCAGTCCGGCGGGCTCCGTGCGGGTCACGGTCGTCTCCTCGTGGTGGGATGCGGCTTCTCGGGCAACAAAAAAAACCTCCCGCGAAATGCGAGAGGTCTGCGCGCCGGGTGTCCGATGCGGACACTACCCGACGCGCCTGCCGATAATGATCACGGCGGAAGAAGCCATGTCCGCATCATGCCACACGGTCACGCGAAGAGGCAAAAAAGCGGTGAAGGCCACCCCCGGACCGGGGATGGCCTTCACCACGGAAAACTCAGCCGACGGGCCGCGTGTTCGAGGAAACCAGCGCCGCCAGCCGGTCGCCGATTGCCGTCGTGGTGCCCGGGTTCGCCTGGTCACGGGTGGCCAGGTCGAAGGCGACGGACGCCTCGATCCGGCGGGCCGCCTCGCGCTGGCCCAGGTGGTCCAGCAGCAGCGACACCGACAGCACGGCGGCGGTCGGGTCGGCGATGCCCTGTCCGGCGATGTCCGGCGCGCTGCCGTGCACCGGCTCGAACATGCTCGGGTTGCGGCGCGTGATGTCCAGGTTGCCGCTGGCCGCGAGCCCGATGCCGCCGGTGACCGCGGCCACCAGGTCGGTGATGATGTCGCCGAACAGGTTGTCGGTGACGATCACGTCGAAGCGCGCCGGGTCGGTGACCAGGTGGATGGTCGCGGCGTCGACGTGCGAGTAGGCGACCGTGACGTCCGGGTGCTCCAGCGACACCTCTTCCACGATCCGCGACCACAACGAACCGGCGTGCAGCAGCACGTTGGTCTTGTGCACCAGCGTGAGGTGCTTGCGCGGCCGCTCCTCGGCCCGCTTGAACGCGTCGGACACCACGCGGCGGATGCCGAACGCGGTGTTGACGCTCACCTCGGTGGCGATCTCGTGCTCGGTGTCCTTGCGCAGCAGACCGCCGTTGCCCGCGTACGGGCCTTCGGTGCCCTCCCGCACGACCACCATGTCGATGTCGGCGTTCGTGTCGGCCAGGGGGCCGCGCACCCCCGGGTACAGCTTGCCGGGGCGCAGGTTGACGTGGTGGTCCAGCTCGAACCGCAGGCGCAGCAGCAGACCGCGTTCGAGGATGCCGCTGGGCACGGTCGGGTCGCCGACCGCGCCCAGCAGGATCGCGTCGTGCTGCCGGAGCTCACCCAGTACCGATTCGGGCAGCAGCTCACCGGTGGCGTGCCAGCGGGCCGCGCCGAGGTCGTAGTTCGTGTACTCCACCGTCGGGGCGACCTCGCCGAGTACCTTCAGGGCCTCGGTGATCACTTCGGGTCCGATCCCATCACCTGGGATCACCGCGAGCCGCATCAGACACCTCCGTCGATCAGGGCCACGGGGCTCGTTCGCGCCCGTTTGCCCACATACTCCAGCGACGGCAGGTTACCGGCTGTCGCCAAGGGACCGAAGCGGCACCACCCTTATGACGGAATCTCCCGCGAAGTGAGACACCCGGATGGCGGATTGAGCCCGGTTGTCAGCCCAGCCGACCCCCGTTCACGCGGATCACGCTCACCCGGTCGCCGCCTGCGTTGTGGTGCTCCAGCGCGAGCAGTCCGAGCACGGTGTCGGCCTGCGCGGAACCCGCGTTGCGGGTCACCTCCAGCGACGTACCGGGCTTCGCCGAGTACATCAGCGCGGCACCGTTGGCCCCGGAAACCGAGTAGCCCGGCGCGAGCGGGTCGAACGACATCGGCGTGCTGATCGAGTCCACCAGCCCGTCCTCGCTGCTCGGCGCCGTGTAGTACCCGGCGACGCCGACCGTGTAGCTGATCCGGTGCGAGGCCGCGGCCGGATCGATGCCCAGCGCGGAGATGCTGACCGGCAGCAACGCGACGTCGGTGTCGAACACGTTGGTGTCCACGTCGCCGAGCTGCCCGTTGAGCGCCTGCACGTCCACCGTCGGGAAGCCCTCGGTGTTCAGGTCGACGGTGTTGACCAGCCAGGCGTCCGTGCCCGACGGCTTGGTCACGTAGGACTCGAAGTCCGCGGCGCCGTCGCCGGTGGTGTCGATGTCCACGAAGGGGATCGTGTTGCTGCCCAGGTTCGCCCAGTTGCCCCACGTCGAGATCCCGAACGCGAGCAGCGCCTGGTCGGCGTGCCCCTCCTGCCTGGCCTGCGCGATGTTGGACGCCGCGCCGACGTACCGCAGGTCACCGCCCTTGGCGGTGTCGTTGATCGTGCAGCCGTCGGTCAGCTTGCCGCGGCATTCCGGCAGCTCCGGCGACTGGCCCTGCAGCTCCAGGACGCTGATCAGCGATTCGTAACGCTGGCTGGCGGTGCCCTGGTCGACGCCACGGCCGCTCAGCGTGAACCGCGCGGTGTCGGAGCGGAAGTCGAGCGAGCGCGGGGTGTCGATGTTCGAGACCGGCTTCGGCGCCGAATACACCGGCACCCGCAGGGCGGGGCTGAGACCGGCGAGCGGGGTCAGCACGACCCGGCCGGAGGCGTCGGCGACGAACTGCCGGGCCAGCCCGGCCTGCTCGGTCGCGACCGTCGGGTCGATGACCTTGCGCAACGCCGTCGGATCGGTGATCCGCAGCGTGACGCGGACGGCCGTGCTGCCGTGCGGCGCCACCGTCACCGACCGCTCCGACAGCTGGTACTGCACGCCGGGCAGGTTGGTGATGCCCCCGTAGGCGACGTTGTAGCGGACCCAGTTGTCACCCTTGTTGACCACCTGGATGGTTTTGGTGAGGGTGGTCGGCCGGTCGACCTCGACGGTGCCGAAGGTGACGCTCACGGCGCCACGATCGTCCCGCGAGTAGGCCAGCACCTGGTCGTCCAGCGCGGCCCGGGCGTCCAGGCGGCCCGCGCCGACCCGCTGCGGGGCGTAGGTCTTGCCGTCGGCGGTCACGTCGTGCCCGGCGGTGTTCATCACCAGCGCCTTGATCTCCTCGACGCTCCAGCCGGGGTGTGCCTGGCGCAGCAGCGCGGTGACGCCGGCGGTCAGCGGCGTGGCCATCGACGTGCCGGACAGGGAGATGCGACCGTTGCCGCTGCCGCGCAGCGCCGAAGTGATGGTGTCACCGGGGGCGGCCACGTCCGGCTTGACCGACGGGCCGCGCACCCCGCGCGAGGTGAACGAGCTGGGGGTGTCGGTGATCGCCGGGTCGCTGGTCGGCAGACTCGCGCGGCCCTCGCCGTAGAGGCGGACCGTGAGCCCGCCCGTGTCCAGGGCCGGGCGGATCTGGTTCGTCGCCGAGGCGGTGAACTGGAACATCGGGATCGCCGAGTTGCCCGCGATCGCGGCACCGAAGTGCTCCACGCCCGAGGACAGCAGGACACCCGTGGCGCCGGCGGCCTGCGCGTTGTTGGCACGCACCGCCGAACCGCATTCGCGGGTGGCGTCGTCGTCGTCCCACTCCAGCCACGCGAACTTACCCGCGACCGCGGCCGTGTCGGCCTCGGAATAGGGTGCGCAGCCGTCGTCGTTGGCCGCCGACAGCTTCGCCACCGGCGCGGTCAGGTCGAGGGTGTCGTAGCCGGTGTAGTCCTGGCTGTACTGACCGCCCTTGATGCCAGCCACATCGGCCGGAGCGGTCACGTCCGCCGCGTCGCGCAGGACCGAAGCGTCCCGGGTGGACGCCACGGTCAGCGCCTCCGGCGTGTTGCCCGGCGAGCCGCCGACGTCGTAGAGGTCGCCGCCGTTGCCCTCGGCGATGACGGACAGGACGTCGTTGGCGGCGAGCTTGCGCACGAACAGCGAGTCCGGGTCGTCCGGCGCGCCGAAGTCGCTGCCCAGCGACAGGTTGACGATGTCGAGGTGGTCGTCGAAGTCACCGTCGCCGTTGGGATCCAGCGCCCAGTCCAGCGCCTGCGAGGTGACGTCCGTCGAACCCGCGCAGCCGAACACCTTGATCGCGTACAGCGACGCCTTGGGCGCCATGCCCGGGCCGATCTGCATCGTGTTCAGGGTGTCGGCGGTCAGCTTGGAGTAGTCGCCGGTGAAGGTGGAGCCGTCGGCGTTGACGCCGTAGCCACCCACCGTTCCGGCGACGTGGGTGCCGTGCTCGCCGCACGCGATCGGGTTCGGGTCCGGTTTGGGGGTGTCCGCGCCGTCGGTGCCCGCGTCGTAGTCGTCGCCGACGAGGTCGGTGCCGCCGACCACCTTGGCGTTGGGGAACAGCGGCGTCTCCGCGGCCCGGTCGACCGACTCGTAGGCCTCCTTCGTGCCCGGTCCCCCGAAGTCGGCGTGCGTGTAGTCGATGCCGTCGTCGATCACGCCGACCTTGACGCCGTCGCCGAGCCGTCCGGTCTGCTGCCACGCGGTGAGGGTGTCGGTCAGCTGCGCCGCGCTGGAGTTGGTGCGCGTTTTGGGCACCACCGTGCGGATCGACGCGACATCGGCCCGCGCGGCCAGTTCACGGATCTTCGCGGCGTCGGCGGTGACGACCACGCCGGACACCGCGTTCGCGGTCGAGTACAGGACCTCGGTGCCCGCGTCGAGCGACCGCAGCTGACCCAGCACGGAGTTCACCACACCGGCCACACCGGCGCGGGCGTCGTTGGCCGCCTGCTTCGCGCGGTCCTTGCCCGCTCCGCGCTGCGCGTTGAACGCGTCCACCGCGGGCTGCTGGGTGAGCTCGACGAAGGCGGTGGTCCGGCCCGAAGCCGAGGCCAGCCGCGGCGACAGCTTGCCCTGCAAGCCGTCCGCCGAGACCTTGGCCACCGGCACGCCGGGAGCGAGCGGCTCGTCCTGAGCCGCCGCGCTTCCCGACGCGAAACCGGTCGCGGCCAAGGCCGCGGTGAACACGGCCGCGAGCGACCGCCGGGTCCCGATTCTCATGGTGTTCGCATCCTCACTCGGATCATGACGAGGCTGCGAACTTAGCCGGTGCCCGTGCGATGCGCCTAGAGCGGATCGGAGTAATCCGACTTTGGAAGGGGTTTCGTGTTATCCGAACGTGACGGCGCGAATGGTGCGGGCACCCACGGTCGCCGCGATCGGCTCCAGCAGGTGGGAGTCCACCTCGCGGTCGACGCGCAGCAGCATGACCGCGTCCGAGCGGTCCGTGGTCTGGCTGATCTGCGCCGCCTCGATGTTCACCGATGCCTCCCCCAGCAGGGTGCCCACGCGGCCCATGATGCCCGGGCGGTCCGGGTACTCCAGGAGCAGCAGGTGGCCCTCGGCGCGCAGGTCGAAGTGGCGGCCGTTGACCTCGACCAGCTTCTGCACCTGGTTGTTGCCGGTGACCGAACCCGACACCGACAGCACGCTGCCGTCCTCCTGCACCGCGCGCACGGTGACCAGGCTGCGCCAGTTCGGGCTCTCCGGCTCGGTGACGATCTCGGTGCGCACGCCGAACTCCTCGGCCAGCCGCGGCGCGTTGACGAACGTGACCTGATCCTCGACCACACCGGAGAACACCCCCCGCAACGCGGCCAGCGACAGCACGCTGACGTCCTCCGAGGACAGTTCGCCGCGCACCTCGACCTTGACGGCCGAGGGCGCCTTCTGGCTCAGCGCGGCCAGGACGGTGCCCAGCTTCTGGGTCAGCGGCAGGTACGGGCGGACCTCCTCGCCCACCACGCCACCACTGGCCACGTTGACCGCGTCCGGCACGAAGTCGCCGCGCAACGCCAGCAGCACCGAACGCGCGACATCGGTGCCCGCGCGGTCCTGCGCCTCGGCGGTCGAGGCCCCCAGGTGCGGGGTGACGACCACGTTGGGCAGACCGAACAGCGGGCTCTCGGTGGTCGGCTCGGTGACGAACACGTCGATGCCGGCGCCGCCGACGTGACCGTTGCGGATCGACTCGGCCAGTGCTTCCTCGTTGATCAGGCCACCGCGCGCGGCGTTGACGATGATCACGCCCGGCTTGGTCTTCTTGAGCGCCTCGGCGTCGATCAGCCCCTTGGTCTCGGGAGTCTTCGGCAGGTGGATCGAGATCATGTCGGCGCGGGCGAGCAGCTCGTCGAGGCTGAGCATCTCGACGCCCAGCTGCGCGGCGCGGGCGGCGGGCACGTAGGGGTCGTAGGCGACGATCTTGGTGTCGAAGGCGGCGAGGCGCTGTGCGAACAGCTGCCCGATCTTGCCGAAGCCGACGACGCCGACGGTCTTGCCGTTGAGCTCGACACCGGTGTACTGGCTGCGCTTCCAGGCGCCGCCCTGCAGGCTCTGGTTGGCGGCAGGCACGCGGCGGGCGACGGCGAGCAGCAGCGCGACGGCGTGCTCGGCGGCCGAGACGATGTTGGAGGTCGGTGCGTTCACCACGAGCACACCGCGCTCGGTCGCGGCCGGGACCTCGACGTTGTCCAGGCCGACCCCGGCGCGGGCGACGACCTTGAGTCGGGTGGTGGCGGCCAGCACCTCGGCGTCCACCTTGGTGGCGGAGCGGACCAGCAGCGCGTCGGCGCTCTTCACCGCCTCCAGCAGCGCGGGGCGGTCGGTGCCGTCCACGTGCCGGACCTCGACCTCGTCACCGAACACGGAGATCGTGGAGGGGGCGAGCTTTTCGGCGATGAGGACGACCGGCTTGCTGGGGTTGGTCACGTTAAGGCTCCCGTGGACGCAGCTGTGCTCGAACGACGCCCGCGAGTCTAGTCGCGCTGCTCACCGGGGCTGTTAACGGGAGCGCAACCCGGCGAGACGACGTAAACGGAGTACAAACTCCGTATAGTTGGCTGCATGACCCGATCCCCCGCCGAAGTCGTCGGCTCCCTCATCGCCGGTATCACCGCGGGCCGTTGGACGGAACTGGCCGCCCTCTACGCGACGGACACCGTCGTCGAGCACCCCTTGCTCAAGACGCGCCTCACCGGGCGGCAAGCCCTCGAAGAGCACTTCGCGAGAGCCTCGGGCCGGAAACTCGAAGCATTCGACGTCGTGCTGCACGAGACGACCGACCCGGAGGTCGTCATCGCCGAGTACGGCTACCGGTTCCCCGGCTGCACGACGGCGAACGTGCAGGTCGTGCGGGTGCGTGACGGCCTGATCACGCACTCGCGCGACTACCACGACCACCTGCTGATGGCGGTCGCCCGTTCCGCGCCGGTCGAGGCGACGCCACCCGGGCCGGTGCCGGGCGGACCCCTGCCCGAGGTTCCGGACGGCTCACCCCAGTCGGTCCTGCTCCGGCTCCTGACCCTTCCGCTGGAATCCCGCGCGGACCTCTACGCCGAGGACGCGTACGTCACGCACCCCTTCCATCCCGGCGCGCCCGCGCTGCGCGGCCGGGACGAACTGCGCGAGCACTTCGCGGGCGGCCCCTCCGCGGTCCCGGCACCGCGGAACGTGGTGTTCCACCAGGGCATCGACCCGGAGATGATCGTCACCGAGTTCACCTACACCGGGGACGCGCTGGTGGCGCACAACATCTTCGTCAGCAGGGTCTCCGGTGGGCGCATCACCGAGTCCCGCGACTACGCCGACCACGTCGCGTTCGCGGCGGCGGCCGGGCGGCTGCCGGAACTCGTCGCCGCCGCCCGGTCCGCGCTCGGTCAGGCGCCCACGTAGTCCGCCAGGTGCTCGCCGGTCAGTGTGGAGCGTTTGGCGGCCAGCTGTGCGGGCGTGCCCTCGAAAACGATCTGTCCCCCGTCGTGACCGGCGC containing:
- a CDS encoding fumarylacetoacetate hydrolase family protein — protein: MRLARVAHAGGVAFASVDGEELLEIADHPFGQPNYTGKRFALADVRLLAPILPSKVIAIGRNYAEHAAEFGNEVPESPMMFLKPSTSVIGPNAAIRLPAASERVDFEGELAVVIGQPVRNVKAAQAGAAILGYTIANDVSARDLQKSDGQWGRAKGFDTFCPLGPWIETSVDADDLAIRTEVDGELKQDSRTSLLIHKIPDLVEFVSGVMTLLPGDVILTGTPAGVGQITDGQSVSITVEGIGTLTNPVQNA
- a CDS encoding S8 family peptidase, with product MRIGTRRSLAAVFTAALAATGFASGSAAAQDEPLAPGVPVAKVSADGLQGKLSPRLASASGRTTAFVELTQQPAVDAFNAQRGAGKDRAKQAANDARAGVAGVVNSVLGQLRSLDAGTEVLYSTANAVSGVVVTADAAKIRELAARADVASIRTVVPKTRTNSSAAQLTDTLTAWQQTGRLGDGVKVGVIDDGIDYTHADFGGPGTKEAYESVDRAAETPLFPNAKVVGGTDLVGDDYDAGTDGADTPKPDPNPIACGEHGTHVAGTVGGYGVNADGSTFTGDYSKLTADTLNTMQIGPGMAPKASLYAIKVFGCAGSTDVTSQALDWALDPNGDGDFDDHLDIVNLSLGSDFGAPDDPDSLFVRKLAANDVLSVIAEGNGGDLYDVGGSPGNTPEALTVASTRDASVLRDAADVTAPADVAGIKGGQYSQDYTGYDTLDLTAPVAKLSAANDDGCAPYSEADTAAVAGKFAWLEWDDDDATRECGSAVRANNAQAAGATGVLLSSGVEHFGAAIAGNSAIPMFQFTASATNQIRPALDTGGLTVRLYGEGRASLPTSDPAITDTPSSFTSRGVRGPSVKPDVAAPGDTITSALRGSGNGRISLSGTSMATPLTAGVTALLRQAHPGWSVEEIKALVMNTAGHDVTADGKTYAPQRVGAGRLDARAALDDQVLAYSRDDRGAVSVTFGTVEVDRPTTLTKTIQVVNKGDNWVRYNVAYGGITNLPGVQYQLSERSVTVAPHGSTAVRVTLRITDPTALRKVIDPTVATEQAGLARQFVADASGRVVLTPLAGLSPALRVPVYSAPKPVSNIDTPRSLDFRSDTARFTLSGRGVDQGTASQRYESLISVLELQGQSPELPECRGKLTDGCTINDTAKGGDLRYVGAASNIAQARQEGHADQALLAFGISTWGNWANLGSNTIPFVDIDTTGDGAADFESYVTKPSGTDAWLVNTVDLNTEGFPTVDVQALNGQLGDVDTNVFDTDVALLPVSISALGIDPAAASHRISYTVGVAGYYTAPSSEDGLVDSISTPMSFDPLAPGYSVSGANGAALMYSAKPGTSLEVTRNAGSAQADTVLGLLALEHHNAGGDRVSVIRVNGGRLG
- a CDS encoding 3-isopropylmalate dehydrogenase, with protein sequence MRLAVIPGDGIGPEVITEALKVLGEVAPTVEYTNYDLGAARWHATGELLPESVLGELRQHDAILLGAVGDPTVPSGILERGLLLRLRFELDHHVNLRPGKLYPGVRGPLADTNADIDMVVVREGTEGPYAGNGGLLRKDTEHEIATEVSVNTAFGIRRVVSDAFKRAEERPRKHLTLVHKTNVLLHAGSLWSRIVEEVSLEHPDVTVAYSHVDAATIHLVTDPARFDVIVTDNLFGDIITDLVAAVTGGIGLAASGNLDITRRNPSMFEPVHGSAPDIAGQGIADPTAAVLSVSLLLDHLGQREAARRIEASVAFDLATRDQANPGTTTAIGDRLAALVSSNTRPVG
- a CDS encoding AMP-binding protein, with the protein product MEPWRPTLDDLPDNARVVLRCPSGDAFAELLLACADRRLVAVPLRARASDAELVQVATAVRASAVVDGPPRAARVTSLDGEPGHPDATGLAFVVRTPGSGRLVMLGRDEVSGNAARTAALHGFSPVRPHATALPLHQVTALVMSLVGTRLTDAPLVLAERFDPVTFFAAVEAKSVQTASLVPSQLREVVRAGVPWPDCLEYVITSGAPLTRELAKEFAARYGPRLRQAYGLTEAVNASTTMPLLDAGAFQEQYVRHAPPVGVPLPGTELRVEDGEVWLRAPELMRGYWGEPEQSARVRTPDGWLRTGDRGELRDGFLVLHGRSAELIERGGQRLHPADIEGEWRKAGLSGDFAAVAVPEPALGHEIALVGAVEGLREMHRTARIRPAVFSTRGYRAAENGQPLRQVMARGLTVRRESALRYEELLDYACRAAQSILTSPVRPATARARTVHREALALTAAHSPPRQPVSGTRTAAHDALDALVATWPALAEGEPFEQRYRLMCEWPMSVYAEYAAEVVAADGRARGRVLDAGPDDLDSGPGPEMFDTVVATNAVHCAADKEMALRRLRGMLTDGGRLVLAEAASPTTVEGSPWALDVLFAARDGWWDRGGLRSRWEWLHLLRVAGFRDPGFAALQAGRHDLGGVLWASK
- the cimA gene encoding citramalate synthase, giving the protein MTRTEPAGLPLGDDFHLYDTTLRDGAQREGISYSVGDKLAVARLLDELGVGFIEGGWPGALPKDTEFFARAASGELILKHAALVAFGSTRKAGVQAAEDKQVRALLDAQAPVVTLVAKSDRRHIERALRVDVDEACAMVRDTVAFLVGEGRRVFLDAEHFFDGYAFDPDTSLRVLDAAATAGADVVVLCDTNGGRLPLGLAETVREVSERTGFRLGIHCQDDTSCAVANSIAAVQAGATHVQCTANGYGERAGNADLFAVTGNLVTKLGMSVLPTGAEAELTRVSHALAEIANIAPDTHQAYVGASAFAHKAGLHASAIKVDPLLYNHIDPSSVGNDMRVLVTEMAGRASLELKGRELGVDLAGRPEALTNAVGKIKRLEAEGWSFEAADASLELLLRREVDGPVAPPFTLESYRVVLDHRSDGEVISEATVKVHVGGERVIATAEGNGPVHALDAALRKALSPSLSWLDSVELADYKVRILPGHPGTDAVTRVLVNSGDGDSEWTTVGVHGNIVEASWLALCDALVHKSLRV